In Oryza sativa Japonica Group chromosome 2, ASM3414082v1, the following are encoded in one genomic region:
- the LOC4329423 gene encoding large ribosomal subunit protein uL29 — MARIKVDELRGKNKAELQAQLKDLKAELSLLRVAKVTGGAPNKLSKIKVVRTSIARVLTVISQKQRAALREAYKKKSLLPLDLRPKKTRAIRRRLTKHQLSLKTEREKKREKYFPMRKYAIKA, encoded by the exons atGG CCCGGATCAAGGTCGACGAGCTACGGGGGAAGAACAAGGCGGAGCTGCAGGCCCAGCTCAAGGACCTCAAGGCGGAGCTCTCCCTCCTCCGCGTCGCCAAGGTCACCGGCGGCGCCCCCAACAAGCTCTCCAAGAT CAAGGTGGTGCGCACGTCGATCGCGCGGGTGCTGACGGTGATCTCGCAGAAGCAGAGGGCGGCGCTGCGTGAGGCGTACAAGAAGAAGAGCCTCCTCCCCCTCGACCTCCGCCCCAAGAAGACCcgcgccatccgccgccgcctcaccaaGCACCAG CTTTCGCTGAAGACGGAGAGGGAAAAGAAGCGCGAGAAGTATTTCCCCATGAGGAAGTATGCCATCAAGGCGTAG